Proteins from a single region of Rhinolophus sinicus isolate RSC01 linkage group LG13, ASM3656204v1, whole genome shotgun sequence:
- the PROCR gene encoding endothelial protein C receptor encodes MLTTLLLLLLPGGAHGSQEASDGPRNFHMLQISYFPDPYQVLHQGNASLGGLPTHELKGQGSNITILQLRPLQEPESWAHTEKSVRVYLQEFHDLVQLVHKERGVAFPLTIRCFLGCELPPEGSRAHIFFEMTVNGSSFVSFQPENSSWVAGPQAQSRLVTYTLHQLNTYNRTRLELQEFLQNTCVEYVQEHIKREPKGSKTGRPYTSLILGVLVGSFLIAGVAVGIFLCTGGRRC; translated from the exons ATGTTGACGACACTGCTTCTACTGCTCCTGCCGGGCGGGGCCCATGGTAGCCAGGAAGCCTCAGATG GCCCCCGGAACTTTCACATGCTCCAGATCTCCTACTTCCCAGACCCCTACCAAGTGTTGCACCAAGGCAACGCATCGCTGGGGGGGCTTCCGACACACGAGCTGAAAGGCCAGGGCTCCAATATCACGATCCTCCAGCTGCGTCCCTTGCAGGAGCCCGAAAGCTGGGCACACACGGAGAAAAGTGTCCGGGTCTACCTGCAGGAGTTCCACGACCTAGTGCAACTGGTGCACAAGGAGAGGGGCGTGGCCT TTCCTCTGACCATTCGCTGCTTCCTGGGCTGTGAGCTTCCTCCTGAGGGCTCTAGAGCCCATATCTTCTTCGAAATGACTGTGAATGGAAGCTCCTTTGTGAGTTTCCAGCCAGAGAACTCCTCATGGGTGGCAGGGCCCCAGGCCCAGTCCAGACTGGTCACCTACACCCTGCATCAGCTCAACACCTACAATCGTACTCGGTTGGAACTGCAGGAATTCCTGCAGAACACCTGTGTGGAGTACGTGCAGGAACACATCAAGAGAGAGCCGAAAG GGAGCAAAACAGGCCGCCCCTACACTTCGCTCATCCTGGGTGTCCTGGTGGGCAGTTTCCTCATCGCTGGTGTGGCTGTAGGCATCTTCCTGTGCACAGGTGGACGGCGGTGTTAA